From Mus musculus strain C57BL/6J chromosome 17, GRCm38.p6 C57BL/6J, the proteins below share one genomic window:
- the Cd70 gene encoding CD70 antigen, giving the protein MPEEGRPCPWVRWSGTAFQRQWPWLLLVVFITVFCCWFHCSGLLSKQQQRLLEHPEPHTAELQLNLTVPRKDPTLRWGAGPALGRSFTHGPELEEGHLRIHQDGLYRLHIQVTLANCSSPGSTLQHRATLAVGICSPAAHGISLLRGRFGQDCTVALQRLTYLVHGDVLCTNLTLPLLPSRNADETFFGVQWICP; this is encoded by the exons ATGCCGGAGGAAGGTCGCCCTTGCCCCTGGGTTCGCTGGAGCGGGACCGCGTTCCAGCGCCAATGGCCatggctgctgctggtggtgtttATTACTGTGTTTTGCTGTTGGTTTCATTGTAGCGGACTACTCAGTAAGCAGCAACAGAGGCTGCTGGAGCACCCTGAg CCGCACACAGCTGAGTTACAGCTGAATCTCACAG TTCCTCGGAAGGACCCCACACTGCGCTGGGGAGCAGGCCCAGCCTTGGGAAGGTCCTTCACACACGGACCAGAGCTGGAGGAGGGCCATCTGCGTATCCATCAAGATGGCCTCTACAGGCTGCATATCCAGGTGACACTGGCCAACTGCTCTTCCCCAGGCAGCACCCTGCAGCACAGGGCCACCCTGGCTGTGGGCATCTGCTCCCCCGCTGCGCACGGCATCAGCTTGCTGCGTGGGCGCTTTGGACAGGACTGTACAGTGGCATTACAGCGCCTGACATACCTGGTCCACGGAGATGTCCTCTGTACCAACCtcaccctgcctctgctgccGTCCCGCAACGCTGATGAGACCTTCTTTGGAGTTCAGTGGATATGCCCTTGA